A section of the Oryza sativa Japonica Group chromosome 1, ASM3414082v1 genome encodes:
- the LOC4327908 gene encoding cinnamoyl-CoA reductase 1-like, which produces MVTGVEQMVCVTGAGGFIGSWLVKELLHRGYAVRAAVRDPEGRKNAHLHALERAKRRLSLHRADVLDCNSLRAAFNLCDGVFHVASPVSDDPELLPTAIEGTKNVINAAADMGIKRVVFTSSYGAAHMNPNRRSDQTLDETCWSDLEFCKQTQNWYCYAKTVAEKTATEEASKRGVQLLVVVPAVTVGEMLQPTLNASVYRVATYMRGTKSAYPNAVAAYVDVRDVARAHALVYEHPDARGRYLCIGSVLHRSEFVRLLRELFPQYPITTRCEDNSKPMVKPYQFSVQRLEALGMQFTPLKESLYKTVISLQDKGHLPAISPRSAL; this is translated from the exons ATGGTCACCGGCGTCGAGCAGATGGTGTGCGTGACCGGCGCCGGTGGCTTCATCGGGTCATGGCTGGTGAAGGAGCTCCTCCACCGCGGATACGCCGTGAGGGCAGCCGTGAGAGACCCTG AGGGCAGAAAGAATGCTCATTTGCATGCTCTGGAGAGAGCTAAAAGAAGGTTGTCCCTCCACAGAGCTGATGTGTTGGACTGCAACAGCCTTCGTGCTGCGTTCAACTTATGCGATGGTGTTTTCCACGTGGCATCACCAGTCTCAGATGACCCT GAACTTCTGCCAACTGCTATCGAGGGAAcaaagaatgtcatcaatgctGCTGcggacatgggcatcaagcgtGTGGTGTTTACTTCGTCTTATGGTGCTGCCCATATGAACCCTAACAGGAGATCAGATCAGACTCTTGATGAGACTTGTTGGAGTGACCTTGAGTTCTGCAAACAAACACAG aATTGGTACTGCTACGCGAAGACGGTGGCCGAGAagacggcgacggaggaggcgtcGAAGAGAGGTGTGCAGCTGTTGGTGGTGGTGCCTGCCGTCACCGTGGGGGAGATGCTGCAGCCGACGCTGAACGCCAGCGTCTACAGGGTGGCCACCTACATGAGGGGCACCAAGAGTGCGTACccgaacgccgtcgccgcgtaCGTCGACGTGCGCGACGTCGCCCGCGCGCACGCGCTGGTGTACGAGCACCCCGACGCGCGTGGCCGCTACCTCTGCATCGGCAGCGTGCTGCACCGGTCCGAGTTTGTTCGCTTGCTTAGGGAGCTCTTCCCCCAGTACCCTATCACCACCAG GTGTGAGGACAACAGTAAGCCAATGGTGAAACCTTACCAATTCTCTGTACAAAGGCTGGAGGCTTTAGGCATGCAGTTCACTCCTTTGAAAGAGAGCTTGTACAAGACAGTGATAAGCTTACAGGACAAGGGTCACCTACCAGCAATCTCACCTCGTTCAGCCCTGTGA
- the LOC4327909 gene encoding cinnamoyl-CoA reductase 1-like: MVTGRSEQMVCVTGAGGFIGSWLVKELLHRGYFVRGAMREPADIKNAHLHVLDGAREGLSLYRADVLDRNSLRAAFALCDGVFHVASPVSNDPELLPAAIEGTKNVINAAADMGVKRVVFTSSYGAVHMNPNRRSDQIVDESCWSDLEFCKQTQNWYCYAKMLAERTAMEEASKRGVNLLVVVPAVTVGEMLQPTLNASVHRVATYMRGTKSAYPNAVAAYVDVRDVARAHALVYEHPDARGRYLCIGSVLHRSEFVRLLRELFPQYPITSRCKDNSKPMVKPYKFSVQRLETLGMQFTPLKESLYRTVISLQDKGHLPAAISRRSAL; the protein is encoded by the exons ATGGTCACCGGCCGGAGCGAGCAGATGGTGTGCGTGACCGGCGCCGGTGGCTTCATCGGGTCGTGGCTGGTGAAGGAGCTCCTCCACCGCGGATACTTCGTGAGGGGAGCCATGAGAGAACCTG CGGACATCAAGAATGCTCATTTGCATGTTCTGGATGGAGCTAGAGAAGGCCTGTCCCTCTACCGAGCTGATGTGCTCGACCGCAACAGCCTTCGTGCTGCGTTCGCCTTATGCGATGGCGTTTTCCACGTGGCATCGCCAGTCTCAAATGACCCT GAACTTCTGCCAGCTGCTATCGAGGGAACCAAGAATGTCATCAACGCTGCTGCGGACATGGGCGTCAAGCGTGTGGTGTTTACTTCGTCTTATGGTGCTGTCCATATGAACCCTAACAGAAGATCTGACCAGATTGTTGATGAGAGCTGTTGGAGTGACCTTGAGTTCTGCAAACAAACACAG AACTGGTATTGCTACGCGAAGATGTTGGCCGAGAggacggcgatggaggaggcgtCGAAGAGAGGTGTGAATCTGTTGGTGGTCGTGCCGGCCGTCACCGTGGGGGAGATGCTGCAGCCGACGCTGAACGCCAGCGTCCACAGGGTGGCCACCTACATGAGGGGCACCAAGAGTGCGTACccgaacgccgtcgccgcgtaCGTCGACGTGCGCGACGTCGCCCGCGCGCACGCGCTGGTGTACGAGCACCCCGACGCGCGTGGCCGCTACCTCTGCATCGGCAGCGTGCTGCACCGGTCCGAGTTTGTTCGCTTGCTTAGGGAGCTCTTCCCCCAGTACCCTATCACCTCCAG ATGTAAGGACAACAGTAAGCCAATGGTGAAACCATACAAATTCTCTGTACAAAGGCTGGAGACTTTAGGCATGCAGTTCACTCCTTTGAAAGAGAGTTTATACAGAACGGTAATAAGCTTACAAGACAAGGGTCATCTACCTGCAGCAATCTCACGCCGTTCAGCCCTGTGA